GCGCCCGTCGGTCTGGTTCAACACCAGCCCACGCCAGTAAAGTTCCTGTGGATCGATTGCGGCCATCTCGACTCGAAATGCCGCTGCGCCACTACTACCGAGATTGGCCAGACTTCCCGGGCTGACCTCTTCACTGAACCCGGCGTTTGAGGTAGCTGCCGGATTGAGGAAGTTCCACAACGGGTGTTCGGTGCGGGGGAGCAGGGTGAAGAAGAACAGCATCAGGAGCAAGGATCCGAGCGGTAACATTGATCCGGTGCGGAGCAGGCTGCGCCACTGTTGAGGGTTCAGCTGCAGCGTCGGATCCGTGGCGTAGAAACTGGTCAATAGCAAGCCGAAGGTCACCAGACTGATCAGCAGGATCAAACTGATCAGGTAGCCGGCGCTGAGACTCAGCAGAGATGATGCCGCCAGAATAAAGGTCGACAAGACAAAAATCTGCAGCAGGTTGCGCCCCGATTTGTCGGTCACCAGGCGCACTGCAAGGAGCAAGACCAGCATGTTGATGAGCGGTTCAACAATGTTGGTCCGTGACATCTGCAACAGGTAAAAGAAGAAGCAACCGAATGAGAGCAGGGTCGCCGGGAGCGGGCGCAGCACTTGCAGCTTGCGCCGATCCGCAATAAAACCCGCGATCAATGCCGCAAGCCCGGCGATTTGGGCGAGAGGAGTTAGATACAGAAAGGCCGGCGCCAGCCCGATTATGGCCACGAGGCTGGCGAGGATCTGCAGCACCTTCTCAACGGCCATGGTAGAGAGCCAGTTCGGTTAGGAGGCGGCGGCGCTGTCCATTGCCGCTTTGGGGTGAGATGAAACGTCCATTGAGCTTGAGACCGACCGGGCGCTGGTGGCGGAATTGCTCGAGCATCAGGCCCGTCGCCCGCCGGAGTTTCTCCTCAGTGGCCCCAGCCAGCTGAGCAATGTCGATCACGATCGGCTCTGCACCAAGGCCCTCATGTTGCTTGACCTTAAGACTGTTATGGCGTGCTGACAGCTTCCAGTGGATCGCCTTCAGCGGTTCTCCTCCACGGTAATCGTGGATCCCCCGCAGGTCGCCACTATCGCCGCTGACCGAACGCGCCAGCTGGTGGCGTTGGGCGTGATACCCTGCTACCGTCGGGGCTTGAGTCCGCTGTGGTTGAGGGAAAACCAGTAACTCCTGGTTAACTTCGATGCGCAGCGACCGCACAAAAAAGTTGATCGGAAAGCAGGAGTCGATCCAGATATATTTTAGCTGTTGCTGGCCGCGCCGGGACCAGTTCAGCATCAGACTCTGTTCTTCGGTGCCCCTGGCGGAGATCTGTGGAAAGAGCGGGAAGTCCGCGCCGAGATGCACGCGGATCAGGAAGGCTGGCAAGCGGTGGCGACGATTCTGTACACAGACCCCGATCAGGGTTGGCTGACCGGCAAAGATCTCCTGCGGCAAGGTGAGTTTGATCAGGAGGTTGCGCAGATTCTGCTGTCCCAGCCAGCCGGAGACGGCCATGAAACCGAGCAGGGCCGAGACCAGCAGGTACAGCAGGTTGTTGCCGGTGTTGACCGCCGCAAAGCCAAGAAACAGCGTCATGCCGACATAAACCATGCCGGCTCGGGTAAGTTTTAGGCCATAGGAACGGGCAGTTTTTGGAGCAGCGATCGGATGATCTCCTGTTTGTTCTGGGTTTCGTATTCGGTTTTCAGAATCAGGCGGTGAGCCGTCACCGGCAGCGCGATCGCCTGGACATCTTCAGGAACAACATAATTACGTCCCTTTAAGTAGGCCTCAGCGCGGGCGGCATCGGCCAGGTTGATCCCGCCGCGGGTTGAAATTCCCGCTAAAACCAGAGGATGTTGACGGCTCGCCTCGACCAGGTCGTAGATGAACCCCGCAACCTTCGTCCCGAGGGTGATCTCTGCCACAGCCTCGCGGGTTTCAAGAATCTGGGCGCGGCCGAGCAATGGTTCGATCCGGTCGAGTTGGTGTCGGATGCTGCCATGCTGAATAATCTGCCGTTCAAGCTCGGGCGGTGGATAGCCGATACCGGTCGCGGCCAGAAAACGGTCGAGTTGAGACTCCGGCAGGGCAAAGGTGCCGATCTGTTCCGCCGGATTCTGGGTGGCAATCACCATGAAGGGGTCCGGGAGGCTATAGGTTTTCCCTTCGAGGGTAACCCGACGTTCTTCCATCGCTTCGAGCATGGCACTCTGGGTTTTTGGCATGGTCCGGTTGACTTCATCGAGCAGCACCAGGTTGCTGAAGATCGGGCCTTCGATGAAACGAAAATTGTTCTTTTCGCGATCGAAAATTGATAGACCGGTTATGTCAGAGGGGAGCAGGTCGCTGGTGCACTGAACGCGACCGAAGCTCAGGCCGAGAATCTTCGACAGGGCCAGGGCCAGGCTGGTCTTGCCCAGACCGGGGATATCCTCGATCAGCAGGTGTCCGCCTGAGAGCAGGCAGATCATCGCGATGCGCAGTGCACGCACCTTTCCCTGGAGAATATCATGCGTCAGATTGTCGATAATTTGCAGAATCAGGTCGCGGTGCGGGAGCTGCATTATTCAAGGTTCTCCATAACAGGGAAAGGATGACGCTAACCATTATAGCGACAAATGATCCGGCAGGTCTGCAGGGGTTAAAAATCTTCTTCTCAAAAAAGTTGAGTTAAGCGCGGTGGAATCTTGCACAGTCCCTGTTTGCCGCTTATGATGAGGGGAGGGGATTCAACTCTTTAGCGACGGGTGAGCTCAGAATGCACAGATATAGCGATATAAATTACGGTACACTGTTCGAAATGTTCCTGCACAGTCGTTCCCAATATGCCGAGCAGATCGCCTTTGTTTATCGCGCAGCGGGGAGCGAATTCAGCGTCAGTTATGAAAAGCTCTACGAAGATGTTGTGATCCTGACGCGGGCCTTTGTCGAGCGGGGCATGAAAAAGGGGAGCCGGGTGATGATCCTGTCGGACAACCGCTACGGCTGGATTGTGACCGATATGGCCCTGGTCGCCCTCGGCGCGGTGAGTGTGCCGCGCGGTAGCGACACCCCGACGAGCGAGTTGGAATTTATCCTCGATCATTCGGCCTGCGAATTTCTGGTGATTGAAACCTCGGCGCTGCTCAAGGCCCACGAAGAGATGTTAAAGCGCAAAAAAATGCGCGCTATCTTTCTGATTGAAGGGGAGAAGACTCACCGCTGGTTTGATAACGTCTACAGCTATAACGACTTGCTCGAAGACCGGCGACTGACTGTGGATGAACTGGAAGTCTTTGCCGCGCGCTGCTTGCATTTGACTCAGGACGATCTTTTTACCCTGATCTACACCAGTGGCACCACCGGGGTTCCCAAGGGGGTGCGTCTAACCCACCGCAATATCATGTACAACGTGCGGAATCTGCCGCACCTGGTCGGTCTACGCGAGACTGACCGCTTTGTCTCGATCCTGCCGAGCTGGCACATTTTTGAGCGGGCGGTGGAATATCTCGCCCTCTCACAAGGCTGCTGTACGGTTTATTCCACGGTCAAGACCTTTGCCGCTGACCTGGAAAGCTATCGCCCGACGCTGGTGGCGACGGTCCCGCGCTTGTGGGAATCACTCCATGCCCGGGTCAACGGGACCCTTGAAAAAGAAAATCCCCGCCGCGCAAAAATTTTCCGGACCCTGGTCGCCATTTCGACAGCAACTAACCGCCAGCGGCGTATTCTGCGTGATCAACTGCCGATTTTCACCCAACAACCTTTCTTCAGACGTTGGCTGCGGAAGCTGCGGGCACTGTCCTGTCTGCTGTTACTGGTCCTGCCGGATAAGCTGGCCAAGTCACGTCTGCTGGCGGTGCAAGAGAAATTCGGTGGCCGTCTGCGCATGGCGATCAGCGGCGGCGGGAGTTTGCCTCCCTGGCTTGACGAGTGGATCGACGCCGTCGGCATTCGGATCGTTAACGCCTATGGCATGACCGAGTGTGCACCGGCCATCGCCGGGCGCGCCCTCAACTGCGAAACCTTCAGCACCCTCGGACTGCCGGTGGCCGACACCGAACTACGAATTGTCGATGAACAGGATCAGCCGGTTGCTGCCGGAGTTGAAGGCGAAATTCAGGTGAAGGGCGACCAGGTCTTTTCCGGTTACGAAAATAATGCCGAAGAAGATGACAAATCCTTTACCCCCGATGGCTTCTTCCGCACCGGCGACCTCGGGATGTTGACCCTGCGTGGTGAACTGGTGATTACGGGGCGCTCCAAAGAGATTATCGTGCTGGCCAGCGGCGAAAATGTTGACCCCAGCCGCATCGAGTCAGCGATTACGCGTCTGCCGTTTATCAGTGACGCGGTCCTGGTCGGGCAGGATAAAAAAGGGCTCGGAGCGCTGGTGGTTGCCGACTTCGATAAGCTGCGCGAGTTCGCTGCCAGCAAGCTGGATATGATCATTGAGAGTACCGAGCATCTGCGCAGCAATCATCATCTGCTCGAAAAGGTCAAGGCCGAGATGAATCGCATGCTGAACAGCAAGAAAGGCTTCAAGCCGTTCGAGAAGTTACAGAATATCCATTTTCTCGAGGGTGAGTTCAAACCTGGGGAAGAGTTGACCAATACCCTGAAGAAAAAACGTCACGTCATTGAAAAAAAATATCACGAGCTGATTAGCAAACTCCTGAAATAGGTTGCCGCAGTTATCCGTTGCAAAGAAAAGGCACGAGTCTGCTTGTCTCTATCATGACGCGCGGCACGCAGCACCGGCGGGGCGGGCCGCCAATCGCCGAGGGAGACAGAAGAACGTATGTTTGGATCATAGACAGACAGCTTGGGCGTTCGATTCTCCCGGGCGTTCTCGGCGCAATTTTCGGAAGACGTCGCACAAGCCAAAACAAAAAATTTCGACCGCAGCAGAGTCTTAACTTCAGTGGGGGGCATTTTAGATGGATTGACACTGGTCAGTCTCGCTCCCCTCGGGTATGGTGTAAGATTACAGTTGCAGGTAACCAGAGTCCCTGCCCCGATCACCAATAGCCGAAAGTCATTGACCATGAAAAAATATTCCTTCACTCCCGGGCAACGCTTGTCCGGGTTTATTATTGAGCAGATCGACGAAATTCCCGGAATTCAGGCGCGCATGATCCGCCTGCGCCACGAAAGGACCGGTGCACGTTACATGCACCTCGAGCGTGCCGATACCAATCGCCTGTTCGGCGTGGGCTTTCGCACCCCGCCGGATGATTCGACCGGGGTGGCGCATATCCTCGAACATACCGCGCTCTGCGGTTCGCAGCGTTTTCCGGTGCGCGACCCCTTCTTTTCGATGCTCAAGCGCAGCCTTAACAGCTTCATGAACGCCATGACCGCCAGTGACTGGACGCTCTACCCCTTCTCCAGCCAGAATCACAAAGATTTTAATAATCTGCTGGATATCTATCTTGACGCCGCCTTCTTCCCCAACCTGACCGAGCGTGACTTTTCCCAGGAAGGGCACCGGCTCGAATTTGAAGAGATGGAGAACCCCCTGTCGCCGCTGGTCTACAAGGGGGTGGTTTACAATGAGATGAAGGGGGCGATGTCCGACCCCTCCTCGCTGCTTTCGCGCCGTCTGGGCCGGGCGCTCTATCCGACCACAACCTATCATCATAATTCGGGCGGTGAGCCGTCAGATATTCCTGATCTCAGCTGGCAGCAGCTGCGTGATTTTCACGCGCGCTTCTATCATCCCTCCAACGCCTGGTGCTTCAGCTACGGTGACCTTGATCTGCCGGAACTGCTGCAAAAGGTCGCGGTACAGGCCCTTGACCGCTTTGACAGGATTCAACCGGACAGTGAGGTGCCCCCGGAAACCCGCATCACCGCGCCCAAGCAGGTTCGAGAGTCTTATCCCCTCGACGCCGGGGAGGAGACGGCAGGTAAATCAATGGTCCAGATGGCCTGGCTAACCTGCGATATCGACGAAAGTGTCGAGCGTCTGGGGCTGTCGCTGCTTTCGACCCTGCTGCTCGGCAACCCCTCAACTCCACTCTACAAGGCGCTGATCGACTCAGGGCTGGGGGCGAATCTGGCCCCTGGGTGCGGCTTTCAGGATGACAACCGCACC
Above is a genomic segment from Geopsychrobacter electrodiphilus DSM 16401 containing:
- a CDS encoding DUF58 domain-containing protein, which translates into the protein MTLFLGFAAVNTGNNLLYLLVSALLGFMAVSGWLGQQNLRNLLIKLTLPQEIFAGQPTLIGVCVQNRRHRLPAFLIRVHLGADFPLFPQISARGTEEQSLMLNWSRRGQQQLKYIWIDSCFPINFFVRSLRIEVNQELLVFPQPQRTQAPTVAGYHAQRHQLARSVSGDSGDLRGIHDYRGGEPLKAIHWKLSARHNSLKVKQHEGLGAEPIVIDIAQLAGATEEKLRRATGLMLEQFRHQRPVGLKLNGRFISPQSGNGQRRRLLTELALYHGR
- a CDS encoding AAA family ATPase gives rise to the protein MQLPHRDLILQIIDNLTHDILQGKVRALRIAMICLLSGGHLLIEDIPGLGKTSLALALSKILGLSFGRVQCTSDLLPSDITGLSIFDREKNNFRFIEGPIFSNLVLLDEVNRTMPKTQSAMLEAMEERRVTLEGKTYSLPDPFMVIATQNPAEQIGTFALPESQLDRFLAATGIGYPPPELERQIIQHGSIRHQLDRIEPLLGRAQILETREAVAEITLGTKVAGFIYDLVEASRQHPLVLAGISTRGGINLADAARAEAYLKGRNYVVPEDVQAIALPVTAHRLILKTEYETQNKQEIIRSLLQKLPVPMA
- a CDS encoding AMP-dependent synthetase/ligase, encoding MHRYSDINYGTLFEMFLHSRSQYAEQIAFVYRAAGSEFSVSYEKLYEDVVILTRAFVERGMKKGSRVMILSDNRYGWIVTDMALVALGAVSVPRGSDTPTSELEFILDHSACEFLVIETSALLKAHEEMLKRKKMRAIFLIEGEKTHRWFDNVYSYNDLLEDRRLTVDELEVFAARCLHLTQDDLFTLIYTSGTTGVPKGVRLTHRNIMYNVRNLPHLVGLRETDRFVSILPSWHIFERAVEYLALSQGCCTVYSTVKTFAADLESYRPTLVATVPRLWESLHARVNGTLEKENPRRAKIFRTLVAISTATNRQRRILRDQLPIFTQQPFFRRWLRKLRALSCLLLLVLPDKLAKSRLLAVQEKFGGRLRMAISGGGSLPPWLDEWIDAVGIRIVNAYGMTECAPAIAGRALNCETFSTLGLPVADTELRIVDEQDQPVAAGVEGEIQVKGDQVFSGYENNAEEDDKSFTPDGFFRTGDLGMLTLRGELVITGRSKEIIVLASGENVDPSRIESAITRLPFISDAVLVGQDKKGLGALVVADFDKLREFAASKLDMIIESTEHLRSNHHLLEKVKAEMNRMLNSKKGFKPFEKLQNIHFLEGEFKPGEELTNTLKKKRHVIEKKYHELISKLLK